The Ictalurus furcatus strain D&B chromosome 5, Billie_1.0, whole genome shotgun sequence genome includes a region encoding these proteins:
- the LOC128607359 gene encoding uncharacterized protein LOC128607359 isoform X1, translating to MGSLGDDEQLDEVHCLWALCPHPCCWEAERRIAGGVYRRAVRLPTKHRANVEESFPSLAVVDVSEWAETRTVSSGSRIPSQAVPPRKDATPRVKTTDPAFPAITSAAAKSHTRGSGTVDKGDNTAHISPLIGSPWGSGSLVLWVPNPHYIPQCLESSKPLHCAVKEFVCLPDTAQTQNAPKANRKGATKNWRFQLTRSPLTFQPSQRAESGQLEVGAGDASAAAVNEPEVRRDPSAFLVTNKPVVFHSARDRTDRTASRDAPASRYKLDSKTGREDVDWDSLREQSYLWKRHHVPPELLSPPGGARGAQETASSSPVSRVSSDRPLHSPQCAAWPCVKRTLRYGRYTHPLLFHKKHHRGTGSELDMTICSTSALTEHNQLHRVRTQREREREREREL from the exons ATGGGGAGTCTAGGTGATGATGAGCAGCTGGATGAGGTTCACTGTTTATGGGCTCTATGTCCGCACCCGTGCTGCTGGGAGGCTGAGCGGCGCATCGCTGGAGGCGTTTACCGCCGCGCCGTCAGATTGCCAACTAAACACCGCGCTAACGTCGAAG AAAGTTTTCCGTCCCTGGCGGTGGTGGATGTTTCCGAGTGGGCAGAAACGAGGACTGTGAGTTCTGGGAGCAGAATTCCCTCCCAGGCTGTACCTCCACGGAAAGACGCCACGCCAAGGGTTAAAAC TACAGATCCAGCTTTCCCAGCGATCACCTCAGCTGCAGCTAAATCCCACACCAGAGGAAGCGGCACCGTAGACAAAGGT gataacACAGCTCACATCAGCCCTCTGATTGGCTCGCCGTGGGGATCGGGATCTTTGGTGTTGTGGGTCCCGAATCCTCATTACATCCCTCAGTGTCTTGAGAG CTCCAAACCTCTACACTGCGCTGTGAAGGAGTTCGTCTGCCTCCCAGACACGGCTCAGACACAGAACGCACCTAAAGCG AACCGTAAAGGAGCGACGAAGAACTGGCGCTTCCAGCTCACCCGTTCACCCTTGACCTTTCAACCCAGCCAGCGGGCGGAGTCAGGTCAGCTGGAGGTGGGTGCAGGAGACGCATCGGCGGCAGCCGTGAATGAACCTGAAGTCCGGAGAGACCCGAGTGCGTTCCTGGTGACGAACAAGCCCGTTGTTTTTCACAGCGCCCGTGACAGGACGGACAGGACGGCGAGCCGGGACGCACCAGCTTCACGTTACAAACTGGACAGCAAG ACAGGTCGGGAGGACGTGGACTGGGACAGTCTGAGGGAACAGTCGTACCTCTGGAAGAGACATCACGTCCCTCCTGAGCTCCTCAGTCCACCAGGGGGTGCCAGAGGCGCTCAGGAGACTGCCAGCTCGTCTCCTGTTTCCAGAGTGAGCTCAGATCGGCCGCTTCACAGCCCGCAGTGTGCAG CATGGCCGTGTGTGAAGAGGACATTGCGTTACGGCCGGTACACTCATCCACTGCTCTTTCACAAGAAGCACCACCGAGGAACCGGGTCAGAACTGGACATGACCATCTGTAGCACTTCTGCTCTAACTGAACACAATCAGCTACATCGAGtaagaacacagagagagagagagagagagagagagagagaactctaA
- the fkbp15b gene encoding FK506-binding protein 15 isoform X2, which yields MFGADDEDGDFMSPTGGAKLASLFSLDQTASGQVNESFHYTAPKQPRKSSGPPAQKAAPPPGSPAVLFATAVHAYRYVNGQYMKQGKLGAAVLGNHTNKEYKLLLYASQQKPLTAARIHSAFSFTVQPSNYCTFYDDHRQNWSLMFESENAATDFCKEVCLAKANCVSPLEMVVIQDLVLGEGQGVENGDFLEVAYTGWLLQNHTIGQMFDSNLNKDKLLRMKLGAGKVIKGWEEGMLNMRKGGRRLLVIPSALAYGSQGVPGRVPADSTLVFEAEIRRVKFAKDAGAERTVVSSRDTAVPSPAPSVESLGPDLTSAASRSGEPPLRAKSNSLSEQLANPDATKAKLISRMAKMGQPMLPFLAGPTLSSSQAESSDSELEDPSVSRLKEHPPAPSPQPVHLTSGPQASLQATALMPVSMATANPQPMMPIAGHGFQPYTYTQSTTAPSHLQPVGQIYPSQTVPYQGSGDVTSFLMTEARQHNTEIRLAVGKVGDKVDQLAAKVEELHKQGGLSLGLSNVSMDTAMITNTIQRIIQENECLKKEVFEKSLRIEEQNRKIGELINQNQRCMEQSNMLMEQRNDSLKNSSEQNQARILHAEQEKARLTDELASSTARVSELQLELTAQRQKAVALQSSLNAALQEGQQHCTQRTAAENQLQEMKESAEQAQLQYRAEKQKRKEVELKLSSLDEELQDLKSEKESLDRTLSDRKRKWQAERQRCDEELEEVRKASQMEMDQLRSQLRQARTNTNQAAAEQLAQLQADVEREWQAKCERALASAREQQNREVTELTEQRDTLQLKLAQLQDKFSAIKQSKEEEEQRLLRQQDQGDELQALRDKCRELEKRAESVREQGEVRVSELERRLAEQRPVQDTDITGEVKRVMNGVFQSLRGEFELHETYTGTVVLGVLVNTIKNVTLQLLSKSEPPSTENNEKEEDEDEEEEEEDGRSEAQSEEQENHAQEVHVNGKKEEEDGQVTEEKTKEPENVEEEEKGGQEVVRGKEEDKGEEKVVRVEEITKGEQEVVRVEEITKGEQEVVRVEEITKGEQEVVRVEEEMKETGEGSDRLEEGELVQSDVATPIQTHDDVVPKEEVNEGPLGGITPEEEVVAKSGSTVGLPDKSEPDETIHTGPPKNPPPPPDTEEEHGTEPAAQPSSPSERAEGVNSEEPFFQSPAPTKPPPLPTSEEDEEEELSLKGRPPPAPLFGDDSDDDDLDWLS from the exons ATGTTCGGTGCTGACGATGAAGACGGAGACTTCATGTCTCCTACAGGGGG GGCGAAATTAGCTTCTCTGTTCAGCTTGGACCAGACGGCCAGCGGCCAGGTCAATGAGTCGTTCCACTACACGGCCCCCAAACAACCACGTAAGAGCTCAG GTCCACCTGCTCAGAAAGCCGCTCCTCCGCCCGGATCCCCCGCTGTGCTCTTCGCCACGGCCGTTCACGCCTACAGATA TGTTAATGGACAGTATATGAAGCAAGGCAAGCTGGGAGCTGCGGTGTTAGGAAACCACACCAACAAGGAG TATAAGCTGCTGCTGTACGCCAGCCAGCAGAAACCGTTGACGGCGGCCAGGATTCACTCGGCCTTCTCCTTCACT GTCCAGCCCAGTAACTACTGCACCTTTTATGATGATCATCGGCAGAACTGGTCTCTCATGTTCGAGTCGGAGAACGCCGCCACCGATTTCTGTAAAGAG GTGTGTCTGGCCAAAGCGAACTGCGTTTCTCCTCTGGAGATGGTGGTGATTCAGGACCTGGTGCTCGGGGAGGGTCAGGGAGTAGAGAACGGAGATTTTCTAGAGGTAGCCTACACAGGCTGGCTGCTGCAGAACCACACCATCGGCCAG ATGTTTGACTCCAATTTAAATAAGGACAAGCTTCTGAGAATGAAGCTCGGTGCTGGAAAAGTCATTAAG ggctgGGAGGAGGGCATGTTGAACATGCGTAAAGGAGGGCGCCGTCTCCTCGTGATTCCCTCGGCTCTGGCGTACGGATCGCAGGGCGTCCCGGGACGAGTCCCTGCGGACAGCACTCTGGTGTTCGAGGCAGAAATTCGTAga GTGAAGTTTGCTAAAGACGCCGGAGCCGAGAGGACCGTCGTGAGCTCCAGGGACACCGCTGTCCCCTCTCCCGCCCCCAGCGTGGAGAGTCTGGGGCCAGATCTCACCTCCGCAGCTAGCAGATCAGG tGAACCACCACTACGAGCTAAATCCAACTCACTGAGCGAGCAACTAGCA aATCCGGACGCGACCAAAGCCAAGCTCATCTCCCGCATGGCGAAGATGGGTCAGCCCATGCTGCCCTTCCTCGCCGGCCCAACATTGTCATCCTCGCAAGCCGAGTCCAGCGACTCTGAACTGGAG GACCCGAGCGTGTCCCGATTGAAAGAGCATCCTCCTGCACCCTCCCCTCAGCCGGTGCACCTCACGTCTGGTCCTCAAGCCTCACTGCAGG CAACAGCCCTGATGCCCGTTTCTATGGCAACTGCCAATCCCCAACCCATGATGCCCATTGCAGGTCACGGCTTCCAG CCGTACACTTACACTCAGTCCACGACTGCTCCCTCTCACTTACAACCGGTGGGACAGATTTACCCTTCACAGACCGTGCCTTACCAAg GAAGCGGTGATGTCACATCCTTTTTGATGACGGAAGCCCGGCAGCACAACACCGAGATCCGATTGGCCGTCGGCAAAGTGGGCGATAAAGTGGACCAATTAGCTGCCAAG GTCGAGGAGCTGCACAAGCAGGGCGGGCTCTCTCTGGGCTTGTCCAACGTCTCCATGGATACGGCGATGATCACGAACACCATCCAAcgcatcatccag gAAAACGAGTGCCTGAAGAAAGAGGTGTTTGAGAAGAGCTTGCGCATCGAAGAGCAGAACCGCAAGATCGGAGAACTCATCAACCAGAACCAGAG gtgcatgGAGCAGAGTAATATGCTGATGGAGCAGCGGAACGACTCTCTGAAGAACTCGAGTGAGCAGAACCAGGCACGAATACTGCATGCAGAACAGGAAAAG gcgAGGTTGACGGACGAGCTGGCCAGCTCTACGGCGCGAGTGTCGGAGCTGCAGTTGGAACTGACCGCACAGCGTCAGAAAGCGGTGGCTCTGCAGTCGAGCCTGAACGCCGCCCTGCAGGAGGGACAGCAGCACTGCACGCAGCGCACGGCTGCAGAGAACCAGCTGCAGG agatgAAGGAGTCAGCGGAGCAGGCGCAGTTGCAGTACAGAGCCGAGAAACAGAAGCGGAAGGAGGTGGAGCTGAAGCTGAGCAGCCTGGACGAGGAGCTGCAGGACCtgaagagcgagaaagagagtcTGGATCGA actctgtcagacaggaagaggaagtggcagGCGGAGAGACAGCGCTGTGATGAGGAGTTGGAGGAGGTGAGGAAGGCCAGTCAGATGGAGATGGACCAACTCCGGAGTCAACTGCGTCAAGCCCGGACCAACACAAACCAGGCGGCTGCTGAGCag ttAGCACAGCTGCAGGCAGATGTGGAGCGCGAGTGGCAGGCGAAGTGTGAGCGAGCTCTGGCTTCAGCAAGAGAACAGCAGAACAGAGAAGTGACCGAACTCACTGAGCAGAGAGACACACTGCAGCTCAAACTCGCCCAGCTACAGgacaag tTCTCTGCTATCAAGCAATccaaagaggaggaggagcaacGGTTACTACGGCAACAAGACCAAGGGGATGAGCTTCAGGCCCTGAGAGATAAG TGTCGTGAGTTGGAGAAGAGGGCGGAGTCAGTGAGGGAGCAGGGGGAGGTGCGAGTTTCAGAGCTGGAGAGGAGACTGGCAGAGCAGCGGCCAGTACAGGACACGGACATTACAGGAGAg gtgaAGCGTGTGATGAATGGAGTGTTCCAATCTTTACGGGGGGAGTTCGAGCTCCACGAGACGTACACCGGCACTGTGGTGCTGGGCGTGCTGGTCAACACCATTAAG AACGTCACCCTGCAGCTGCTCTCGAAATCTGAACCGCCCTCGACCGAGAATAACGAGAAAGAGGAGGACGAAGacgaagaggaagaagaggaggacgGGAGGAGTGAAGCGCAGTCCGAGGAGCAGGAGAACCACGCGCAGGAGGTGCACGTGAAcggaaagaaagaggaagaagatggcCAAGTGACGGAGGAGAAGACTAAAGAACCAGAGAATgtagaggaggaagagaagggcGGACAGGAAGTTGTCCGAGGTAAAGAGGAAGATAAGGGCGAAGAGAAAGTCGTCAGAGTCGAAGAGATAACGAAAGGTGAACAGGAAGTCGTCAGAGTCGAAGAGATAACGAAAGGTGAACAGGAAGTCGTCAGAGTCGAAGAGATAACGAAAGGTGAACAGGAAGTCGTCAGAGTCGAAGAGGAAATGAAGGAGACGGGAGAAGGATCGGATCGCCTCGAAGAGGGCGAGCTCGTGCAGTCTGACGTCGCGACACCGATTCAGACGCACGATGACGTCGTTCCCAAAGAGGAAGTGAACGAAGGTCCACTGGGTGGCATCACACCTGAAGAGGAAGTGGTGGCTAAGAGTGGGAGCACTGTGGGTCTGCCAGACAAATCGGAACCGGATGAAACCATTCACACCGGACCCCCGAAGAACCCCCCACCTCCCCCAGACACTGAGGAAGAGCACGGCACAGAACCGGCAGCACAGCCCAGCAG TCCATCAGAGCGGGCGGAAGGGGTGAATTCAGAGGAGCCATTTTTCCAGAGCCCCGCCCCGACTAAACCCCCACCGCTGCCAACCagtgaggaagatgaagaggaggagctg AGTTTAAAAGGACGCCCCCCTCCCGCCCCTCTGTTCGGAGACGACAGCGATGACGACGATCTGGACTGGCTGAGCTGA
- the LOC128607359 gene encoding uncharacterized protein LOC128607359 isoform X2: protein MGSLGDDEQLDEVHCLWALCPHPCCWEAERRIAGGVYRRAVRLPTKHRANVEESFPSLAVVDVSEWAETRTVSSGSRIPSQAVPPRKDATPRVKTTDPAFPAITSAAAKSHTRGSGTVDKGDNTAHISPLIGSPWGSGSLVLWVPNPHYIPQCLESSKPLHCAVKEFVCLPDTAQTQNAPKANRKGATKNWRFQLTRSPLTFQPSQRAESGQLEVGAGDASAAAVNEPEVRRDPSAFLVTNKPVVFHSARDRTDRTASRDAPASRYKLDSKENHQHQEDNRDAPRYSEYSS, encoded by the exons ATGGGGAGTCTAGGTGATGATGAGCAGCTGGATGAGGTTCACTGTTTATGGGCTCTATGTCCGCACCCGTGCTGCTGGGAGGCTGAGCGGCGCATCGCTGGAGGCGTTTACCGCCGCGCCGTCAGATTGCCAACTAAACACCGCGCTAACGTCGAAG AAAGTTTTCCGTCCCTGGCGGTGGTGGATGTTTCCGAGTGGGCAGAAACGAGGACTGTGAGTTCTGGGAGCAGAATTCCCTCCCAGGCTGTACCTCCACGGAAAGACGCCACGCCAAGGGTTAAAAC TACAGATCCAGCTTTCCCAGCGATCACCTCAGCTGCAGCTAAATCCCACACCAGAGGAAGCGGCACCGTAGACAAAGGT gataacACAGCTCACATCAGCCCTCTGATTGGCTCGCCGTGGGGATCGGGATCTTTGGTGTTGTGGGTCCCGAATCCTCATTACATCCCTCAGTGTCTTGAGAG CTCCAAACCTCTACACTGCGCTGTGAAGGAGTTCGTCTGCCTCCCAGACACGGCTCAGACACAGAACGCACCTAAAGCG AACCGTAAAGGAGCGACGAAGAACTGGCGCTTCCAGCTCACCCGTTCACCCTTGACCTTTCAACCCAGCCAGCGGGCGGAGTCAGGTCAGCTGGAGGTGGGTGCAGGAGACGCATCGGCGGCAGCCGTGAATGAACCTGAAGTCCGGAGAGACCCGAGTGCGTTCCTGGTGACGAACAAGCCCGTTGTTTTTCACAGCGCCCGTGACAGGACGGACAGGACGGCGAGCCGGGACGCACCAGCTTCACGTTACAAACTGGACAGCAAG GAAAATCATCAGCATCAAGAAGATAACCGTGACGCTCCTCGCTACTCTGAATACAGCTCCTAG
- the fkbp15b gene encoding FK506-binding protein 15 isoform X1: MFGADDEDGDFMSPTGGAKLASLFSLDQTASGQVNESFHYTAPKQPRKSSGPPAQKAAPPPGSPAVLFATAVHAYRYVNGQYMKQGKLGAAVLGNHTNKEQYKLLLYASQQKPLTAARIHSAFSFTVQPSNYCTFYDDHRQNWSLMFESENAATDFCKEVCLAKANCVSPLEMVVIQDLVLGEGQGVENGDFLEVAYTGWLLQNHTIGQMFDSNLNKDKLLRMKLGAGKVIKGWEEGMLNMRKGGRRLLVIPSALAYGSQGVPGRVPADSTLVFEAEIRRVKFAKDAGAERTVVSSRDTAVPSPAPSVESLGPDLTSAASRSGEPPLRAKSNSLSEQLANPDATKAKLISRMAKMGQPMLPFLAGPTLSSSQAESSDSELEDPSVSRLKEHPPAPSPQPVHLTSGPQASLQATALMPVSMATANPQPMMPIAGHGFQPYTYTQSTTAPSHLQPVGQIYPSQTVPYQGSGDVTSFLMTEARQHNTEIRLAVGKVGDKVDQLAAKVEELHKQGGLSLGLSNVSMDTAMITNTIQRIIQENECLKKEVFEKSLRIEEQNRKIGELINQNQRCMEQSNMLMEQRNDSLKNSSEQNQARILHAEQEKARLTDELASSTARVSELQLELTAQRQKAVALQSSLNAALQEGQQHCTQRTAAENQLQEMKESAEQAQLQYRAEKQKRKEVELKLSSLDEELQDLKSEKESLDRTLSDRKRKWQAERQRCDEELEEVRKASQMEMDQLRSQLRQARTNTNQAAAEQLAQLQADVEREWQAKCERALASAREQQNREVTELTEQRDTLQLKLAQLQDKFSAIKQSKEEEEQRLLRQQDQGDELQALRDKCRELEKRAESVREQGEVRVSELERRLAEQRPVQDTDITGEVKRVMNGVFQSLRGEFELHETYTGTVVLGVLVNTIKNVTLQLLSKSEPPSTENNEKEEDEDEEEEEEDGRSEAQSEEQENHAQEVHVNGKKEEEDGQVTEEKTKEPENVEEEEKGGQEVVRGKEEDKGEEKVVRVEEITKGEQEVVRVEEITKGEQEVVRVEEITKGEQEVVRVEEEMKETGEGSDRLEEGELVQSDVATPIQTHDDVVPKEEVNEGPLGGITPEEEVVAKSGSTVGLPDKSEPDETIHTGPPKNPPPPPDTEEEHGTEPAAQPSSPSERAEGVNSEEPFFQSPAPTKPPPLPTSEEDEEEELSLKGRPPPAPLFGDDSDDDDLDWLS; this comes from the exons ATGTTCGGTGCTGACGATGAAGACGGAGACTTCATGTCTCCTACAGGGGG GGCGAAATTAGCTTCTCTGTTCAGCTTGGACCAGACGGCCAGCGGCCAGGTCAATGAGTCGTTCCACTACACGGCCCCCAAACAACCACGTAAGAGCTCAG GTCCACCTGCTCAGAAAGCCGCTCCTCCGCCCGGATCCCCCGCTGTGCTCTTCGCCACGGCCGTTCACGCCTACAGATA TGTTAATGGACAGTATATGAAGCAAGGCAAGCTGGGAGCTGCGGTGTTAGGAAACCACACCAACAAGGAG CAGTATAAGCTGCTGCTGTACGCCAGCCAGCAGAAACCGTTGACGGCGGCCAGGATTCACTCGGCCTTCTCCTTCACT GTCCAGCCCAGTAACTACTGCACCTTTTATGATGATCATCGGCAGAACTGGTCTCTCATGTTCGAGTCGGAGAACGCCGCCACCGATTTCTGTAAAGAG GTGTGTCTGGCCAAAGCGAACTGCGTTTCTCCTCTGGAGATGGTGGTGATTCAGGACCTGGTGCTCGGGGAGGGTCAGGGAGTAGAGAACGGAGATTTTCTAGAGGTAGCCTACACAGGCTGGCTGCTGCAGAACCACACCATCGGCCAG ATGTTTGACTCCAATTTAAATAAGGACAAGCTTCTGAGAATGAAGCTCGGTGCTGGAAAAGTCATTAAG ggctgGGAGGAGGGCATGTTGAACATGCGTAAAGGAGGGCGCCGTCTCCTCGTGATTCCCTCGGCTCTGGCGTACGGATCGCAGGGCGTCCCGGGACGAGTCCCTGCGGACAGCACTCTGGTGTTCGAGGCAGAAATTCGTAga GTGAAGTTTGCTAAAGACGCCGGAGCCGAGAGGACCGTCGTGAGCTCCAGGGACACCGCTGTCCCCTCTCCCGCCCCCAGCGTGGAGAGTCTGGGGCCAGATCTCACCTCCGCAGCTAGCAGATCAGG tGAACCACCACTACGAGCTAAATCCAACTCACTGAGCGAGCAACTAGCA aATCCGGACGCGACCAAAGCCAAGCTCATCTCCCGCATGGCGAAGATGGGTCAGCCCATGCTGCCCTTCCTCGCCGGCCCAACATTGTCATCCTCGCAAGCCGAGTCCAGCGACTCTGAACTGGAG GACCCGAGCGTGTCCCGATTGAAAGAGCATCCTCCTGCACCCTCCCCTCAGCCGGTGCACCTCACGTCTGGTCCTCAAGCCTCACTGCAGG CAACAGCCCTGATGCCCGTTTCTATGGCAACTGCCAATCCCCAACCCATGATGCCCATTGCAGGTCACGGCTTCCAG CCGTACACTTACACTCAGTCCACGACTGCTCCCTCTCACTTACAACCGGTGGGACAGATTTACCCTTCACAGACCGTGCCTTACCAAg GAAGCGGTGATGTCACATCCTTTTTGATGACGGAAGCCCGGCAGCACAACACCGAGATCCGATTGGCCGTCGGCAAAGTGGGCGATAAAGTGGACCAATTAGCTGCCAAG GTCGAGGAGCTGCACAAGCAGGGCGGGCTCTCTCTGGGCTTGTCCAACGTCTCCATGGATACGGCGATGATCACGAACACCATCCAAcgcatcatccag gAAAACGAGTGCCTGAAGAAAGAGGTGTTTGAGAAGAGCTTGCGCATCGAAGAGCAGAACCGCAAGATCGGAGAACTCATCAACCAGAACCAGAG gtgcatgGAGCAGAGTAATATGCTGATGGAGCAGCGGAACGACTCTCTGAAGAACTCGAGTGAGCAGAACCAGGCACGAATACTGCATGCAGAACAGGAAAAG gcgAGGTTGACGGACGAGCTGGCCAGCTCTACGGCGCGAGTGTCGGAGCTGCAGTTGGAACTGACCGCACAGCGTCAGAAAGCGGTGGCTCTGCAGTCGAGCCTGAACGCCGCCCTGCAGGAGGGACAGCAGCACTGCACGCAGCGCACGGCTGCAGAGAACCAGCTGCAGG agatgAAGGAGTCAGCGGAGCAGGCGCAGTTGCAGTACAGAGCCGAGAAACAGAAGCGGAAGGAGGTGGAGCTGAAGCTGAGCAGCCTGGACGAGGAGCTGCAGGACCtgaagagcgagaaagagagtcTGGATCGA actctgtcagacaggaagaggaagtggcagGCGGAGAGACAGCGCTGTGATGAGGAGTTGGAGGAGGTGAGGAAGGCCAGTCAGATGGAGATGGACCAACTCCGGAGTCAACTGCGTCAAGCCCGGACCAACACAAACCAGGCGGCTGCTGAGCag ttAGCACAGCTGCAGGCAGATGTGGAGCGCGAGTGGCAGGCGAAGTGTGAGCGAGCTCTGGCTTCAGCAAGAGAACAGCAGAACAGAGAAGTGACCGAACTCACTGAGCAGAGAGACACACTGCAGCTCAAACTCGCCCAGCTACAGgacaag tTCTCTGCTATCAAGCAATccaaagaggaggaggagcaacGGTTACTACGGCAACAAGACCAAGGGGATGAGCTTCAGGCCCTGAGAGATAAG TGTCGTGAGTTGGAGAAGAGGGCGGAGTCAGTGAGGGAGCAGGGGGAGGTGCGAGTTTCAGAGCTGGAGAGGAGACTGGCAGAGCAGCGGCCAGTACAGGACACGGACATTACAGGAGAg gtgaAGCGTGTGATGAATGGAGTGTTCCAATCTTTACGGGGGGAGTTCGAGCTCCACGAGACGTACACCGGCACTGTGGTGCTGGGCGTGCTGGTCAACACCATTAAG AACGTCACCCTGCAGCTGCTCTCGAAATCTGAACCGCCCTCGACCGAGAATAACGAGAAAGAGGAGGACGAAGacgaagaggaagaagaggaggacgGGAGGAGTGAAGCGCAGTCCGAGGAGCAGGAGAACCACGCGCAGGAGGTGCACGTGAAcggaaagaaagaggaagaagatggcCAAGTGACGGAGGAGAAGACTAAAGAACCAGAGAATgtagaggaggaagagaagggcGGACAGGAAGTTGTCCGAGGTAAAGAGGAAGATAAGGGCGAAGAGAAAGTCGTCAGAGTCGAAGAGATAACGAAAGGTGAACAGGAAGTCGTCAGAGTCGAAGAGATAACGAAAGGTGAACAGGAAGTCGTCAGAGTCGAAGAGATAACGAAAGGTGAACAGGAAGTCGTCAGAGTCGAAGAGGAAATGAAGGAGACGGGAGAAGGATCGGATCGCCTCGAAGAGGGCGAGCTCGTGCAGTCTGACGTCGCGACACCGATTCAGACGCACGATGACGTCGTTCCCAAAGAGGAAGTGAACGAAGGTCCACTGGGTGGCATCACACCTGAAGAGGAAGTGGTGGCTAAGAGTGGGAGCACTGTGGGTCTGCCAGACAAATCGGAACCGGATGAAACCATTCACACCGGACCCCCGAAGAACCCCCCACCTCCCCCAGACACTGAGGAAGAGCACGGCACAGAACCGGCAGCACAGCCCAGCAG TCCATCAGAGCGGGCGGAAGGGGTGAATTCAGAGGAGCCATTTTTCCAGAGCCCCGCCCCGACTAAACCCCCACCGCTGCCAACCagtgaggaagatgaagaggaggagctg AGTTTAAAAGGACGCCCCCCTCCCGCCCCTCTGTTCGGAGACGACAGCGATGACGACGATCTGGACTGGCTGAGCTGA
- the LOC128607359 gene encoding uncharacterized protein LOC128607359 isoform X3, whose product MGSLGDDEQLDEVHCLWALCPHPCCWEAERRIAGGVYRRAVRLPTKHRANVEESFPSLAVVDVSEWAETRTVSSGSRIPSQAVPPRKDATPRVKTTDPAFPAITSAAAKSHTRGSGTVDKGDNTAHISPLIGSPWGSGSLVLWVPNPHYIPQCLESSKPLHCAVKEFVCLPDTAQTQNAPKANRKGATKNWRFQLTRSPLTFQPSQRAESGQLEVGAGDASAAAVNEPEVRRDPSAFLVTNKPVVFHSARDRTDRTASRDAPASRYKLDSKVGRTWTGTV is encoded by the exons ATGGGGAGTCTAGGTGATGATGAGCAGCTGGATGAGGTTCACTGTTTATGGGCTCTATGTCCGCACCCGTGCTGCTGGGAGGCTGAGCGGCGCATCGCTGGAGGCGTTTACCGCCGCGCCGTCAGATTGCCAACTAAACACCGCGCTAACGTCGAAG AAAGTTTTCCGTCCCTGGCGGTGGTGGATGTTTCCGAGTGGGCAGAAACGAGGACTGTGAGTTCTGGGAGCAGAATTCCCTCCCAGGCTGTACCTCCACGGAAAGACGCCACGCCAAGGGTTAAAAC TACAGATCCAGCTTTCCCAGCGATCACCTCAGCTGCAGCTAAATCCCACACCAGAGGAAGCGGCACCGTAGACAAAGGT gataacACAGCTCACATCAGCCCTCTGATTGGCTCGCCGTGGGGATCGGGATCTTTGGTGTTGTGGGTCCCGAATCCTCATTACATCCCTCAGTGTCTTGAGAG CTCCAAACCTCTACACTGCGCTGTGAAGGAGTTCGTCTGCCTCCCAGACACGGCTCAGACACAGAACGCACCTAAAGCG AACCGTAAAGGAGCGACGAAGAACTGGCGCTTCCAGCTCACCCGTTCACCCTTGACCTTTCAACCCAGCCAGCGGGCGGAGTCAGGTCAGCTGGAGGTGGGTGCAGGAGACGCATCGGCGGCAGCCGTGAATGAACCTGAAGTCCGGAGAGACCCGAGTGCGTTCCTGGTGACGAACAAGCCCGTTGTTTTTCACAGCGCCCGTGACAGGACGGACAGGACGGCGAGCCGGGACGCACCAGCTTCACGTTACAAACTGGACAGCAAG GTCGGGAGGACGTGGACTGGGACAGTCTGA